The following proteins are encoded in a genomic region of Campylobacter showae CSUNSWCD:
- a CDS encoding amidohydrolase family protein produces the protein MFRDGFYSAGKGLEAFGFGVNLRDEKTAANLTPNSACASAANSGLNLTRKTETNLTRANLTEQNARINLSSNLRASQTATSKTLGSRQNAASQICAESKRAQTSVNLTASDANLSGFSSGKFNESDSESLQNSNLTQIKTVDIHSHLLSADVKFDRFYDKLALAFFAKKFDINRRELIKNGFEGYKSNFARLIKSSNFVQKSVVFGVDAKFDESGNLVHKDKTVCASNEDVFAFYEQNPSEVVPFFSVNPNRKDALNLIEKYHKMGFKGGKLLHSYWETDLNDKRYEPYFRLLSELGLPLVIHVGDENSLASNKALESIEQLKSPLNLGCRIVCAHMGASSDGAFTALSRDPEKFGANYFTLLGWLREFDGLYADVSALLCINKARILPHLKTQTQIHDKILFGTDFPVPFSVILSSYDLPFRERLALNHIQNPLDRYVRAMSLYFGEDSPIFSNYKKILGEI, from the coding sequence ATGTTTCGAGATGGTTTTTATAGCGCAGGCAAGGGTTTGGAGGCTTTTGGTTTTGGTGTAAATTTGAGGGACGAAAAAACGGCGGCAAATTTGACGCCAAACTCAGCTTGCGCGAGTGCCGCAAACTCTGGCTTAAATTTGACTCGTAAAACGGAAACAAATTTAACTCGCGCAAATTTAACCGAGCAAAACGCGCGGATAAATTTGAGCTCAAATTTGAGAGCTAGCCAGACGGCCACGTCAAAAACGCTCGGGTCACGCCAAAACGCGGCGAGTCAAATTTGCGCCGAAAGCAAACGCGCTCAAACTAGCGTAAATTTGACGGCAAGCGATGCAAATTTAAGCGGATTTTCATCGGGCAAATTTAACGAAAGCGACTCGGAGAGCCTACAAAACTCAAATTTAACGCAGATAAAAACCGTCGATATCCACTCGCATCTGCTTAGCGCGGACGTGAAATTCGACCGATTTTACGACAAACTCGCACTCGCGTTTTTCGCTAAGAAATTCGACATAAACAGGCGCGAGCTTATAAAAAACGGCTTTGAGGGCTACAAAAGCAACTTCGCGCGGCTGATTAAAAGCTCAAATTTCGTCCAAAAATCCGTGGTTTTTGGCGTCGATGCGAAATTTGACGAGAGCGGAAATCTCGTGCACAAGGACAAAACTGTCTGCGCCTCAAACGAAGATGTTTTTGCCTTTTACGAGCAAAATCCGAGCGAAGTCGTGCCGTTTTTTAGCGTAAATCCAAACCGCAAAGACGCGCTAAATTTGATCGAGAAGTACCATAAAATGGGCTTTAAAGGCGGCAAGCTGCTACACTCGTACTGGGAGACGGATCTAAACGACAAGCGCTACGAGCCCTATTTTAGGCTACTTAGCGAACTTGGGCTGCCGCTGGTGATCCACGTGGGCGACGAAAACTCGCTGGCGTCAAACAAGGCGCTTGAGAGCATCGAACAGCTAAAATCCCCGCTAAATCTTGGTTGCCGCATCGTCTGCGCTCACATGGGCGCCTCAAGCGACGGCGCTTTCACGGCGCTATCCAGGGATCCCGAGAAATTCGGCGCGAACTACTTCACGCTGCTTGGTTGGCTGCGCGAGTTTGACGGGCTTTACGCGGACGTTTCGGCGCTGCTTTGCATAAACAAGGCCCGCATCCTGCCGCACCTAAAAACCCAAACGCAAATCCACGACAAAATCCTTTTTGGCACCGATTTTCCCGTGCCTTTTAGCGTGATTTTAAGCAGCTACGACCTGCCGTTTCGC
- a CDS encoding MerR family transcriptional regulator, with protein MSYKMSELCELSQTPKSTILFYVKEGLLPEPVKVKDNVHQYGEDTLLMLNFIKYVQSNFHLSLKEVKALTQQKGFSFKRCYEALFDSLDTFMGSNFAQTLSASEACERLGISQAELDKFIEEGFIFMRGGKLTQKEVEILQIALETQKSERGREILQTYINLAKQTAKIEAECAREIYAKAKDKNAALKLVFDNILILKPYILNFHTFDAYKKENK; from the coding sequence ATGAGCTACAAGATGAGCGAGCTTTGCGAACTATCGCAAACGCCCAAATCAACGATACTCTTTTACGTCAAGGAGGGGCTTTTGCCGGAGCCCGTGAAGGTAAAAGATAACGTCCATCAGTACGGCGAGGACACGCTTTTGATGCTAAATTTCATCAAATACGTCCAGAGCAACTTCCACCTCAGTCTAAAGGAGGTCAAGGCGCTCACGCAGCAAAAGGGCTTTAGCTTTAAACGCTGCTACGAGGCGCTTTTTGATTCGCTAGATACATTTATGGGGTCAAATTTCGCCCAGACGCTAAGCGCTAGCGAGGCGTGTGAGAGGCTGGGTATCAGCCAGGCCGAGCTAGATAAATTTATCGAGGAGGGATTTATCTTTATGCGAGGGGGCAAGCTAACGCAAAAAGAGGTCGAGATCCTACAAATCGCACTAGAAACCCAAAAGAGCGAGCGCGGGCGGGAAATTTTACAGACCTATATAAATTTAGCCAAACAAACGGCCAAAATAGAAGCCGAGTGCGCGCGTGAAATTTACGCGAAAGCAAAGGATAAAAACGCTGCCTTAAAGCTCGTTTTTGATAATATCTTGATTTTAAAACCATATATCTTAAATTTTCACACCTTTGATGCCTACAAAAAGGAGAACAAATGA
- a CDS encoding acyl-[ACP]--phospholipid O-acyltransferase has translation MKGVFSVRGFLPFLVVMFINAVVDLGHKITIQNILFKSIEDENLQIILTSLVNLLILLPYIMLFSVSGFLNDKFSRTRITRYAAASEILLTLFITVSYFCGWFYVAFGTTLLLAVQSAIYSPAKYGLIKKIVGGEKLGAANGIVQAFTIVAILLGSFVFSAIFESYAAQSTDAGEMIKSVWFIGAILFVCSVAETIFTFKIPFFEATDAGLKFDAKKYFKLGYLKENTKHIFNNKNAFLCTLGLSVFWAVAQLVIAVFPAHYKAMSADNNVMVVQAILAVSTIGLVAGSALAGSYSKNHIEMGIVPFGALGLFASLLMFAQGSSAAFMTLASFLFGFSGGIFIVPLNANIQFFTSEEQMGRTLAGSNFIQNIFMAAFLLLAMAFSIFAVSTPEIFVITSFSVLICALATIKYLPHLFARLLIMPFFRIGYTINVDGVENIPQKGGVLLLGNHISWIDWAVLQMASPRPIRFAMHKSFYEIWYLKWLLNLFDVIPIGAGASKSALEKIRECLDAGDVVALFPEGHISYNGQIDEFAHGYEIAASDTNSVIVPFYLRGLWGSSFSRAQKYYQKISRKVDGKRAIRVSFGAPLAPETKAPQVHEKVVELSFFSWAEYLKTLEPMQFSWLKHAKADLFKRSMVDSTGADLSNLKVIATVLVFLSKFKFAFLKERHVGVILPSSVMGSIINLMLFIRGKVSVNLNYTLSEQNLIGCADKAKLKSIITSRQFIAKLKARGFELEESLKGRLIYLEDVAQGISKADKICAMLKAVLMPRWLLELIYFRDVRIDDEAAILFSSGSEGTPKGIVLTHKNIMANIKQISEIINTGGNDVILASLPIFHSFGLTAATFFPLSEGIATAHVPDPTDAFAVGKMVAKYHATIMFGTSTFFRLYTKNKKLNPLMFSTIRYAIAGAEKLNAVVKREFKMKFGIEIYEGYGTTETSPVVSVNTANVLEPEFFKELVFSKEGSVGLPTAGTIIRICDPTSLEKLENGQAGLILIGGHQVMKGYYLDEERTKEAIVELDGVRYYNSGDIGFLDEAGFLTITDRLSRFAKIGGEMISLGALEAQISAVLGDEATFVCTNVADEKKGEQVVMLFSGEMSEEDVAARIRASAIPSIMQPSKIFKVEAVPVLGTGKVDFKSSKKLAAQLVAGEGNLGTAEEA, from the coding sequence ATGAAAGGCGTTTTTTCGGTTAGGGGCTTTTTGCCCTTTTTGGTCGTTATGTTTATCAACGCGGTCGTCGATCTTGGCCACAAGATCACGATCCAAAACATACTTTTTAAGAGCATCGAGGATGAAAATTTACAGATTATCCTGACCTCGCTCGTAAATTTGCTAATCTTGCTTCCATACATCATGCTTTTTAGCGTTTCGGGCTTTTTAAACGACAAATTTTCGCGAACGCGCATCACGAGATATGCGGCTGCGAGCGAAATTTTACTCACGCTTTTTATAACGGTGAGCTACTTTTGCGGCTGGTTCTACGTGGCGTTTGGCACGACGCTGCTGTTAGCCGTGCAAAGTGCGATATATAGCCCGGCAAAATACGGCCTCATCAAAAAAATCGTGGGCGGCGAGAAGCTGGGTGCTGCAAACGGTATCGTGCAGGCCTTTACTATCGTGGCGATTTTGCTTGGTTCGTTTGTTTTTTCGGCGATTTTCGAGAGCTACGCGGCGCAGAGTACGGACGCTGGCGAGATGATAAAATCGGTCTGGTTTATCGGCGCGATACTTTTTGTTTGCTCGGTAGCCGAGACGATTTTTACGTTTAAGATTCCGTTTTTCGAGGCGACTGATGCAGGGCTTAAATTTGACGCGAAAAAGTACTTTAAACTAGGCTACCTAAAAGAAAACACTAAGCACATCTTTAACAACAAAAATGCCTTTTTATGTACGCTGGGGCTTTCGGTTTTCTGGGCGGTGGCGCAGCTTGTTATCGCCGTTTTCCCCGCTCACTACAAGGCTATGAGCGCGGATAACAACGTCATGGTCGTGCAGGCGATTTTAGCCGTTAGCACCATCGGCCTAGTCGCTGGCTCGGCGTTAGCGGGCAGCTACTCGAAAAACCACATCGAGATGGGCATCGTGCCTTTTGGAGCGCTGGGGCTTTTTGCTTCGCTACTTATGTTTGCGCAGGGCTCAAGTGCTGCGTTTATGACGCTGGCGTCCTTTTTGTTTGGCTTTAGCGGCGGTATTTTCATCGTGCCGTTAAACGCAAATATCCAGTTTTTTACCTCCGAAGAGCAGATGGGCCGCACGCTAGCTGGCAGTAACTTTATACAAAATATCTTCATGGCAGCGTTTTTACTGCTTGCGATGGCGTTTAGCATATTTGCCGTTAGCACGCCCGAAATTTTCGTCATTACATCCTTTAGCGTGCTTATCTGCGCGCTAGCGACGATAAAATACCTACCGCATCTTTTTGCGCGTTTGCTTATCATGCCGTTTTTTAGGATCGGCTATACGATCAACGTCGATGGCGTCGAGAATATCCCGCAAAAAGGCGGCGTGCTGCTGCTTGGCAACCACATAAGCTGGATAGACTGGGCTGTGCTGCAGATGGCCTCTCCGCGTCCGATCAGATTTGCGATGCATAAGAGCTTTTATGAAATTTGGTACCTAAAATGGCTGTTAAATTTATTTGACGTGATCCCCATTGGCGCGGGTGCGAGCAAAAGCGCGCTAGAAAAGATCCGCGAGTGCCTAGACGCGGGCGACGTGGTGGCGCTGTTTCCGGAAGGCCACATCAGCTATAACGGCCAGATAGACGAGTTTGCGCACGGATACGAGATAGCCGCAAGCGATACAAACTCCGTCATAGTGCCGTTTTACCTGCGCGGCCTTTGGGGTTCGAGCTTCTCGCGCGCTCAAAAATACTATCAAAAAATCAGCCGCAAAGTAGATGGCAAACGCGCTATCAGGGTGAGCTTTGGTGCGCCTTTGGCGCCTGAGACCAAAGCCCCGCAGGTACACGAAAAGGTCGTCGAGCTGTCGTTTTTTAGCTGGGCTGAGTATCTAAAGACTCTTGAGCCTATGCAGTTTAGCTGGCTAAAACACGCTAAAGCGGATCTATTTAAACGCTCGATGGTAGATAGTACGGGTGCCGACCTAAGCAATCTAAAAGTCATCGCGACCGTGCTCGTGTTTTTGTCCAAATTTAAATTCGCGTTTTTAAAAGAGCGACACGTCGGCGTGATACTGCCCTCCTCGGTGATGGGTAGTATTATAAATTTGATGCTATTTATCAGAGGCAAGGTAAGCGTAAATCTAAACTACACGCTTAGCGAGCAAAATTTGATCGGCTGCGCGGACAAGGCAAAGCTAAAAAGCATAATCACGTCGCGCCAGTTTATCGCCAAGCTAAAGGCTCGCGGCTTTGAGCTAGAAGAGTCGCTAAAAGGCAGACTAATCTACCTCGAAGACGTCGCGCAGGGTATAAGCAAGGCTGATAAAATTTGCGCGATGCTAAAGGCCGTGCTGATGCCGCGCTGGCTGCTCGAGCTTATATATTTTCGCGACGTTCGCATCGACGACGAGGCGGCGATACTCTTTAGCAGCGGCAGCGAGGGCACGCCAAAGGGCATAGTGCTAACGCATAAAAACATAATGGCAAACATCAAGCAAATTTCAGAGATCATAAACACGGGCGGCAACGACGTGATCTTGGCGTCGCTACCAATATTTCATTCGTTTGGGCTTACTGCGGCGACCTTTTTTCCGCTTAGCGAGGGTATCGCCACCGCTCACGTGCCAGATCCCACAGACGCCTTTGCCGTGGGCAAGATGGTCGCCAAATACCACGCGACGATAATGTTTGGCACCTCGACGTTTTTTAGGCTCTACACCAAAAACAAAAAGCTAAATCCGCTGATGTTTTCTACGATCCGCTACGCGATAGCTGGCGCAGAAAAATTAAATGCGGTGGTAAAGCGCGAGTTTAAGATGAAATTTGGCATCGAAATTTACGAGGGCTACGGTACGACCGAGACCTCGCCCGTTGTCAGCGTAAATACCGCAAACGTGCTAGAGCCCGAGTTTTTTAAAGAGCTTGTTTTCTCAAAAGAGGGCAGCGTGGGTCTACCGACAGCCGGCACGATAATAAGAATCTGCGACCCTACAAGCCTAGAAAAGCTAGAAAACGGGCAAGCCGGCCTAATCCTAATCGGCGGCCATCAGGTGATGAAGGGCTACTATCTAGATGAGGAACGCACGAAAGAGGCGATCGTCGAGCTAGACGGCGTGCGCTACTATAACAGCGGCGACATCGGATTTTTGGACGAGGCTGGCTTTTTAACCATCACGGATAGGCTCTCTCGCTTTGCTAAAATCGGCGGCGAGATGATCAGCCTAGGCGCGCTCGAGGCTCAAATTTCAGCCGTATTGGGCGATGAGGCGACATTTGTGTGCACCAATGTCGCCGACGAGAAAAAGGGCGAGCAAGTCGTCATGCTCTTTAGCGGCGAGATGAGCGAGGAGGACGTGGCCGCGCGCATCAGGGCTTCTGCGATACCGTCCATCATGCAGCCTTCAAAGATTTTTAAAGTCGAGGCCGTACCTGTGCTAGGAACGGGCAAAGTGGACTTTAAATCAAGTAAAAAACTAGCGGCCCAGTTGGTTGCTGGCGAGGGAAATTTGGGCACGGCGGAGGAAGCTTAA
- a CDS encoding ABC transporter permease: MRNLLLIAKLDVAESLRSRWFLIYMLVFMGLIVTFIFSGVTDSRVLGFSGLTRLLLLFIQICIVIVPIFILISTVRSISADRDTNLLEYMLSFPVSLGEYYFGKALGRIFVIFVPLLLSFVLAVAAGLVKKIEIPWNILTLYTALLFALSFVFLSFGFLISSMIKNQEMGQGVAFLLWLILLAFLDLALIGFLMKSNVREDIIFFIALINPIEVFRIAAISLFDPNLAVIGVASNFVLNNFSAFGFVIYSIFYPLILGAIMLVGGYFIFSSRDLV; this comes from the coding sequence ATGCGTAACCTGCTACTCATCGCCAAACTAGACGTCGCCGAGTCGCTGCGCTCGCGCTGGTTTCTCATCTATATGCTGGTTTTTATGGGGCTTATCGTTACTTTTATATTTAGCGGCGTGACGGACTCGCGGGTGCTGGGCTTTAGCGGGCTTACGCGGCTTTTGCTGCTTTTTATCCAAATTTGTATCGTTATCGTGCCTATTTTTATCCTCATCTCGACCGTGCGCAGTATCAGCGCCGACCGCGATACGAATCTGCTTGAGTATATGCTTAGCTTTCCCGTTAGCCTGGGCGAATACTATTTTGGCAAGGCTTTAGGGCGCATTTTCGTTATTTTCGTGCCGCTTTTGCTCTCTTTTGTTTTAGCCGTGGCTGCCGGTCTAGTTAAAAAAATAGAAATCCCGTGGAATATCCTAACCCTCTACACAGCCCTACTTTTCGCGCTTAGCTTCGTATTTTTGTCGTTTGGATTTCTCATCTCGTCGATGATCAAAAACCAAGAAATGGGTCAAGGCGTCGCGTTTTTGCTCTGGCTTATCTTGCTAGCGTTTTTGGACCTCGCGCTGATCGGCTTTTTGATGAAGAGCAACGTGCGCGAGGATATCATCTTTTTTATCGCGCTCATTAACCCCATCGAGGTCTTTAGGATTGCGGCGATTAGCCTGTTTGATCCAAATTTAGCCGTGATCGGCGTGGCGTCAAATTTCGTGCTAAACAACTTTAGCGCGTTTGGATTTGTTATTTACTCGATTTTTTATCCGCTGATTTTGGGTGCGATTATGCTTGTGGGCGGATATTTTATCTTTAGTAGCAGGGATTTGGTGTAA
- a CDS encoding ABC transporter ATP-binding protein has translation MIILKDITKAFGSQKILQNVNLSIEKGQKTVVLGQNGAGKSSLMRIILGEFKPNSGEVRVNGFDPFTARKEALSVISFVPQTPPPLKFNLKELCEFVCKSSGVAQENIEKFCEKMELDLKGNFHKPFYKLSGGMKQKMLIAIAFAKDTEAMMFDEPTANLDPKARRNFMDLLGEFAREKTLVFISHRLDEVQGISNRYVEMDLGQIVKDELISQGGAHA, from the coding sequence TTGATAATCTTAAAAGACATCACCAAGGCTTTTGGCTCGCAAAAGATACTGCAAAACGTAAATTTAAGCATAGAAAAGGGGCAAAAAACGGTCGTGCTCGGGCAAAACGGCGCCGGCAAAAGCTCGCTGATGCGCATAATCCTAGGCGAATTTAAACCAAACAGCGGCGAGGTGCGAGTAAACGGCTTTGACCCATTTACCGCGCGCAAAGAAGCCCTTAGCGTGATATCTTTCGTTCCGCAAACGCCGCCGCCGCTTAAATTTAACCTAAAAGAGCTTTGCGAGTTCGTCTGCAAAAGTTCGGGCGTTGCTCAGGAAAATATAGAGAAATTTTGCGAGAAAATGGAGCTTGATCTAAAAGGAAATTTTCACAAGCCCTTTTACAAACTCTCAGGCGGTATGAAGCAAAAAATGCTAATCGCAATCGCCTTTGCCAAAGATACCGAAGCTATGATGTTTGATGAGCCCACGGCAAATTTGGACCCAAAAGCCAGGCGAAATTTTATGGATCTACTAGGCGAGTTTGCGCGCGAAAAGACGCTGGTTTTCATCTCGCACAGGCTTGATGAGGTGCAAGGCATATCAAACCGCTACGTCGAGATGGATCTGGGGCAAATCGTAAAAGATGAGCTAATCTCTCAAGGAGGCGCGCATGCGTAA
- a CDS encoding NapH/MauN family ferredoxin-type protein, whose translation MDKYATRCTVAKVPFLSTLTVKNAEGKKRLSIRAWRLMTIALVHILFVLSYRADIQILEGDISGSRILGFHLTDAFMSFQVFAATHEFPINLIIGTATILLFYALVGGRAFCGWICPYTFLGEIGEKIHENLAAKKIIKRRNFDPKWRYVFTVLFIAMSFASAQLVFEVFSVTGIVSRFVIYGYFHAIWFAVFILLVEIFYSRRGWCRYVCPIGATYSLLTRTNAVKVSWNKDRCDHCLVCIDTCLVPHVLEITKKNAKFDGDENKKEFRLVGGDCTLCGRCIDVCHHDALKFDNGFKKLI comes from the coding sequence ATGGACAAGTACGCCACGCGCTGCACGGTCGCCAAAGTCCCGTTTCTAAGCACGCTCACGGTAAAAAACGCGGAGGGCAAAAAGCGCCTTAGCATCCGCGCTTGGCGGCTCATGACGATCGCGCTAGTGCATATTTTGTTCGTGCTTTCTTACCGCGCGGATATTCAAATTTTAGAAGGCGACATCAGCGGATCAAGGATTTTAGGCTTTCATTTGACCGACGCTTTTATGAGCTTTCAGGTATTTGCCGCGACGCACGAGTTTCCGATAAATTTGATCATCGGCACGGCTACGATTTTGCTTTTTTACGCGCTTGTTGGCGGGCGAGCTTTTTGCGGCTGGATTTGCCCTTATACTTTTTTGGGCGAGATCGGCGAGAAAATCCACGAAAATTTAGCCGCCAAAAAGATAATCAAACGCCGAAATTTCGACCCCAAATGGCGCTACGTCTTTACCGTGCTTTTTATCGCGATGAGTTTTGCCAGCGCGCAGCTCGTGTTTGAGGTATTTAGCGTGACGGGCATAGTGTCGAGGTTTGTTATTTACGGCTACTTTCACGCGATTTGGTTTGCGGTTTTTATACTTTTAGTCGAGATTTTCTACTCCCGTAGAGGCTGGTGCCGCTACGTCTGCCCCATCGGTGCGACGTATTCGCTGCTAACCCGCACCAACGCCGTCAAAGTTAGCTGGAACAAAGATCGCTGCGACCACTGCCTAGTCTGCATCGATACCTGTCTCGTGCCGCATGTGCTTGAAATCACGAAGAAAAACGCTAAATTTGACGGCGACGAAAATAAAAAAGAATTTCGTCTCGTGGGCGGCGACTGCACGCTTTGCGGGCGCTGTATCGACGTGTGTCACCACGACGCGCTGAAATTCGACAACGGCTTTAAAAAGCTCATCTAA
- a CDS encoding c-type cytochrome: MGKKIAIIFGVLVLALMVFMLTSQPLAPIKDASRPELKPAQQTQPKVVNEELNLQDSEEIKKIKQLQNSVANQPSQGVSKRYLTSCAPCHGANGKGVMAPSIAGKSKDEILASLKNYKEGKVSNSLMKGLLTNVSDEDLGALADEISKFKE; this comes from the coding sequence ATGGGAAAGAAAATAGCGATAATCTTTGGAGTTTTGGTACTTGCGCTCATGGTTTTTATGCTGACTAGCCAGCCCTTGGCACCCATAAAGGACGCTAGCAGGCCCGAGCTAAAACCGGCACAACAAACGCAGCCAAAAGTCGTAAATGAAGAGCTAAATTTGCAAGATAGCGAAGAGATCAAAAAGATCAAACAGCTACAAAACAGCGTCGCAAATCAGCCTAGCCAGGGCGTTAGCAAGCGATACCTGACCTCCTGCGCGCCTTGTCACGGAGCAAACGGCAAGGGCGTGATGGCGCCTAGCATCGCAGGCAAGAGCAAGGACGAAATCCTAGCTTCGCTAAAAAACTACAAAGAAGGCAAGGTGTCAAATAGCCTGATGAAGGGGCTTCTTACAAACGTATCAGACGAGGATCTAGGCGCGTTAGCTGATGAAATTTCAAAATTTAAAGAGTAG